The proteins below are encoded in one region of Reichenbachiella sp. 5M10:
- a CDS encoding beta-ketoacyl-ACP synthase III produces MPEVYITRTSSFLPNDLISNEEMEDYLGYVNGAKSRSKAIVLRNNKIKGRYYAITKDGVATHTNSEMVSLAIKRLFERNPEEIKEVDLLSCGTSTPDQMMPSHAVMVHGWLPEMDSIEVVSPSGVCCSGMHALKYAYMAIKIGDKKKAITTGSERLSRVLRSEQFEDEVKHLVELEQNPIVAFQKDFLRWMLSDGAATFLLEDQPSEDGTSLRIEWIDGISYANQEEACMYMASEKKEDGTLKSYMDYAPEDIMHESVLTIKQDTRLLDKNIVALGFNHLIKILKEKNQDVNEVDYFLPHLSSFFFEDKIADILESNGMGIPKEKWFTNLDKKGNVGAGSIYLMVDELIQSGKLKKGQKILLAVPESSRFSYVFCYLTVC; encoded by the coding sequence ATGCCGGAAGTTTATATTACGAGAACGTCAAGTTTTTTGCCCAATGATCTGATCAGCAATGAAGAGATGGAAGATTATTTGGGCTATGTCAATGGCGCAAAATCAAGATCAAAAGCCATTGTATTGCGAAACAATAAGATCAAGGGGAGATACTATGCGATCACCAAGGATGGAGTAGCGACACATACGAATTCGGAGATGGTCTCTTTGGCCATCAAAAGGTTGTTTGAGAGAAATCCAGAAGAAATAAAGGAGGTAGACCTTCTCTCTTGTGGAACCTCTACACCCGATCAGATGATGCCTTCACACGCGGTGATGGTGCATGGGTGGCTACCAGAGATGGATTCGATCGAAGTGGTGTCTCCGTCAGGTGTGTGCTGTTCGGGAATGCATGCACTCAAGTACGCCTACATGGCCATCAAAATAGGGGATAAGAAAAAAGCGATCACGACAGGGTCGGAGCGTTTGTCTCGTGTATTGAGGTCTGAGCAGTTTGAAGATGAAGTGAAGCATCTTGTGGAGCTGGAACAAAACCCCATTGTAGCATTCCAAAAGGATTTTCTACGTTGGATGCTCTCGGATGGTGCAGCTACGTTTCTACTAGAGGATCAACCTAGCGAGGATGGGACGAGCTTGCGCATCGAATGGATCGACGGGATATCCTATGCCAACCAGGAAGAAGCTTGTATGTATATGGCTTCTGAGAAAAAGGAGGACGGCACACTCAAGAGCTACATGGACTATGCACCAGAGGATATCATGCACGAGTCTGTCTTGACGATCAAGCAGGATACTCGTTTGCTGGATAAGAATATTGTGGCTTTGGGATTCAATCATTTGATTAAAATACTGAAAGAAAAGAATCAAGATGTAAATGAGGTAGATTACTTTTTGCCTCACTTGTCGAGCTTCTTCTTCGAAGATAAAATAGCAGATATCTTGGAGTCTAATGGTATGGGGATCCCAAAGGAAAAGTGGTTCACCAACTTGGACAAGAAAGGGAACGTAGGGGCAGGGTCGATTTACCTCATGGTGGACGAACTGATCCAGAGTGGCAAACTTAAGAAAGGACAGAAGATACTCTTGGCAGTGCCTGAGAGTTCTCGATTTTCTTATGTGTTTTGCTATCTGACGGTCTGCTAA
- a CDS encoding BtrH N-terminal domain-containing protein, producing the protein MINEFNHIQSAHCENGVTTSLFKHHGIDFINEPLAFGIGSGLFYIHIPFMQVNGGPALSFRTMPGAIFQRTAKALNVKVKRKKFRSEEAADDYLKKLIDEGKPVGCQVGVFHLPYFPKEYRFHFNAHNLIIYGYENGEYLVSDPVMEGTNRLTTEELNKVRFAKGALAPNGHLYYPEAIGTVTDEMLRKAVATGIKRNVRDMLRIPGNIAGVSGIKYTAGKVRKWRDKLGVRKAGLYLGQIVRMQEEIGTGGGGFRFIYGAFLEQAAEILQNDQLMGISEDITAAGDMWRNTAVQMAGIYKGRITEQKDFDQTADMMIDIYHKEKETFAKLGKIKLK; encoded by the coding sequence GTGATCAACGAATTCAATCATATCCAATCTGCACACTGTGAAAACGGAGTGACGACTAGCCTGTTCAAACACCATGGCATTGATTTCATCAATGAACCTTTGGCATTTGGAATCGGCTCAGGTCTCTTCTATATCCATATCCCTTTCATGCAGGTGAATGGAGGACCAGCACTGTCGTTTCGTACCATGCCGGGAGCGATATTTCAGCGTACAGCCAAAGCACTCAACGTCAAGGTGAAGCGCAAAAAATTTAGATCCGAAGAAGCCGCGGATGATTATTTGAAGAAATTGATCGATGAGGGCAAGCCTGTAGGATGTCAGGTGGGGGTGTTTCATTTGCCGTATTTTCCTAAGGAATACCGCTTTCACTTCAATGCGCACAATCTGATCATCTACGGTTATGAAAACGGTGAGTACTTGGTAAGTGATCCAGTCATGGAAGGGACCAATCGGTTGACTACTGAAGAACTGAATAAAGTGCGTTTTGCGAAAGGTGCTCTTGCCCCAAACGGGCACTTGTACTACCCTGAAGCAATAGGTACGGTGACGGACGAAATGCTGCGCAAAGCTGTCGCTACAGGTATCAAACGAAATGTAAGAGATATGCTTCGGATTCCGGGCAATATTGCCGGGGTATCAGGGATCAAGTATACTGCTGGTAAAGTACGCAAGTGGAGAGACAAACTCGGCGTGCGCAAGGCAGGGCTGTACCTTGGGCAGATCGTGCGTATGCAGGAGGAGATCGGTACAGGAGGAGGTGGTTTTCGATTCATCTACGGAGCCTTCTTGGAGCAAGCGGCGGAGATCCTGCAAAACGATCAGCTGATGGGTATCTCTGAAGACATCACAGCAGCAGGAGACATGTGGAGAAATACTGCTGTGCAGATGGCGGGTATCTACAAAGGCCGCATCACCGAACAAAAGGATTTTGATCAGACTGCTGACATGATGATCGATATCTACCACAAAGAAAAGGAAACCTTTGCCAAGCTAGGCAAGATCAAACTCAAGTAA
- a CDS encoding ABC transporter ATP-binding protein, with amino-acid sequence MPAIAHINISEMSKRYPRAMEESLKRVSIHIDAGMKYGLLGPNGAGKTTLISIMCGFLEPTSGEVIYRTQDGGAVLGKELKTMIGFVPQEYAMYGELTPLQNLEYFGALYGMSSEHIRRRSRELLEVLGLSEVAKKPTRDFSGGMKRRVNLAIGIIHDPAILFLDEPTVGVDVQSKHAIIRFLNELNNQGTTIIYTSHHMNEAQEFCDELVLIDHGSIVAQGKTTELLDKHKAEDLHSMFIELTGEEYRN; translated from the coding sequence ATGCCCGCGATAGCACACATCAATATCTCCGAGATGAGCAAGCGATATCCTCGTGCAATGGAGGAGAGTCTCAAGCGTGTATCTATTCATATCGATGCAGGAATGAAGTACGGTTTGCTTGGGCCCAATGGTGCGGGTAAAACGACTTTGATTTCGATCATGTGTGGGTTTTTGGAGCCGACAAGTGGTGAGGTGATCTACCGTACTCAGGATGGAGGTGCTGTACTTGGCAAAGAACTAAAGACTATGATTGGGTTTGTGCCACAGGAATATGCGATGTATGGGGAACTCACTCCATTACAAAATTTAGAGTATTTCGGTGCGCTCTATGGAATGTCATCGGAGCATATTCGTCGGCGGAGTAGAGAACTGCTAGAGGTACTCGGGTTGTCAGAAGTCGCCAAGAAACCTACCCGGGATTTTTCGGGAGGGATGAAGCGTCGAGTCAATTTGGCCATTGGAATCATTCATGATCCTGCTATCTTGTTTTTGGATGAGCCTACAGTAGGGGTAGATGTGCAGAGCAAACATGCGATCATTCGCTTTTTGAATGAATTGAACAACCAAGGAACAACGATCATCTATACCTCGCATCACATGAATGAGGCACAGGAGTTTTGTGACGAGCTGGTGCTGATAGATCATGGGAGTATCGTTGCTCAAGGAAAAACCACAGAGTTGCTAGACAAGCACAAGGCAGAGGATTTGCATTCCATGTTTATCGAATTGACGGGAGAGGAGTATCGCAACTAA
- a CDS encoding ABC transporter permease, giving the protein MFKFLISIKKELIILLSDKLGLTVMFVMPMLLVFIITIIQDSAYKIVNENKVSILVSNQDEGEQGGELVQLLVESGFFMVEQNDALEQDALKASLMSDDKLTALYIPKAFSESMKGKANHVSSTMMSQLGVMEYDRVVQVTAPKIALYIDPILQETFSASISRMLSSYLKLIENKLMIESVYVLMEQDFDEEALMSEMQANPIEIERHTASLSDKEILPNSTQHNVPAWTLFAMFFMVVSLGTNVVKERINGSFMRLKTMPTSFLMVLMGKMLVYVGVAMLQIAMIFGVSMLVFPWLDLPQLVMPDAMGAFFVVVLLSSMAAVSFSLMIGTLAQTLEQCIGMGAISVIIFGAIGGIWVPTFVMPGYMQALTAISPLHWCLEGFYILFLKGGSWKELFPIIVYISVFVLVCQGIMLSRLRTEKLL; this is encoded by the coding sequence ATGTTCAAATTTTTAATTTCTATAAAAAAGGAACTGATCATTTTGCTCAGTGACAAACTCGGCTTGACGGTCATGTTTGTGATGCCGATGTTGCTCGTATTTATCATTACGATCATTCAGGATAGTGCTTACAAGATTGTCAACGAAAACAAGGTGAGTATCCTCGTTTCCAATCAGGATGAAGGAGAGCAAGGGGGAGAATTGGTCCAGCTGTTGGTCGAATCGGGTTTCTTCATGGTCGAGCAAAACGATGCGTTAGAGCAAGACGCCTTGAAGGCAAGTCTAATGAGCGATGACAAATTGACGGCTCTATATATCCCGAAGGCATTTAGCGAAAGCATGAAGGGCAAAGCAAATCATGTCAGCAGTACAATGATGTCCCAGCTGGGGGTCATGGAGTATGACCGTGTCGTACAGGTGACTGCTCCCAAGATCGCATTGTATATCGACCCGATCCTACAAGAGACATTTTCTGCATCTATTTCTCGGATGTTGTCATCCTATCTCAAGCTCATCGAAAACAAATTGATGATAGAGTCGGTCTATGTATTGATGGAACAGGATTTTGATGAGGAAGCGCTGATGAGTGAGATGCAGGCCAATCCCATCGAGATTGAGCGACATACCGCTTCGCTCTCAGACAAAGAAATATTGCCGAATTCGACTCAGCACAATGTTCCAGCATGGACGCTATTCGCCATGTTTTTCATGGTAGTATCATTAGGGACTAATGTAGTCAAAGAACGTATCAATGGTAGTTTTATGCGTCTAAAAACCATGCCGACTAGTTTTTTGATGGTACTGATGGGCAAGATGCTGGTTTACGTAGGGGTCGCGATGCTGCAGATTGCAATGATCTTTGGGGTGAGCATGTTGGTCTTCCCGTGGTTGGATTTGCCGCAGCTGGTCATGCCCGACGCGATGGGGGCGTTTTTTGTAGTTGTGCTCTTATCGAGCATGGCAGCTGTGAGTTTCTCATTGATGATCGGTACGTTGGCACAGACGCTGGAGCAGTGTATCGGGATGGGAGCGATATCGGTGATCATCTTTGGTGCGATCGGAGGGATCTGGGTGCCGACCTTCGTGATGCCTGGTTATATGCAGGCCCTTACGGCGATTTCACCCCTGCATTGGTGCTTAGAGGGCTTCTACATTTTATTTTTAAAAGGAGGGAGTTGGAAAGAACTATTTCCTATTATTGTATACATATCTGTATTCGTACTGGTGTGTCAAGGCATCATGTTGAGCAGATTACGAACGGAGAAATTACTCTAA
- a CDS encoding phosphopantetheine-binding protein yields MDKDTLKIELKEKIIQYLNLMDMKPEDIKDDEPLFGPELGLDSIDSIEMVVLLEREYGIKINNPTEGRKILVDVNVMADYILANSTKI; encoded by the coding sequence ATGGATAAGGATACACTCAAAATAGAGTTGAAAGAAAAGATAATTCAGTACCTCAATTTGATGGACATGAAGCCTGAGGATATCAAGGATGATGAACCACTTTTTGGTCCTGAATTAGGGTTGGATTCAATTGACTCTATCGAGATGGTCGTGTTGCTCGAAAGAGAATATGGTATCAAAATCAATAACCCGACAGAGGGCAGAAAGATATTGGTGGATGTCAACGTGATGGCCGATTATATCTTAGCCAACTCGACCAAAATATGA
- a CDS encoding beta-ketoacyl-[acyl-carrier-protein] synthase family protein — protein sequence MTKVYVTGMGVVSAIGNNVAENRQSLIEGKTGLCKNAQYFSSKYTESHPFGEVRLSDDALRSSLTTHDTHGLTRTDLLAFRAFEEAIHDAGLTAKEWSNPKTGLISGSTVGGMVLTDQVFEDGSLRAQSKEFLESYDYCSHTLRLIESYQIQGVTDTINTACSSSANAIMLGARLIRSGRAQRMIVGGTDSLAKFTVNGFNSLQILSDELCQPFDENRKGLNLGEGAAYLVLESAELAAGKRIYGEVAGYGNSNDAYHASSLSEDAVGVLAAMEAALVEAGLAPDQIDYINAHGTATGNNDLTEITGFDKLFAQLPPFNSTKCYTGHTLAAAGGIEAVYSLLSISHGELYPGLHCQEPIAPVGQLPIANYQSQQEINAVLSNSFGFGGNCTSVVFTKVK from the coding sequence ATGACCAAAGTGTATGTGACCGGTATGGGGGTGGTTTCGGCGATTGGCAACAATGTCGCGGAAAATCGCCAAAGCTTGATCGAGGGCAAGACGGGTCTCTGCAAAAACGCACAATATTTTTCTTCAAAGTACACGGAGAGCCACCCTTTCGGGGAAGTCAGACTCTCGGATGATGCGCTGCGTAGCAGTCTCACCACTCACGATACTCATGGATTGACACGCACTGACTTGCTGGCTTTTAGGGCATTTGAGGAGGCGATTCATGACGCTGGCTTGACTGCCAAAGAGTGGTCCAACCCTAAGACTGGTTTGATTTCGGGGAGTACAGTGGGAGGCATGGTGCTTACTGATCAAGTCTTCGAAGATGGCAGTTTGCGTGCACAATCCAAGGAGTTTTTGGAGTCATACGACTACTGCTCGCATACACTGCGACTGATAGAGTCCTATCAGATACAGGGAGTGACAGATACCATCAATACGGCCTGTTCTTCGTCGGCCAATGCCATCATGCTCGGAGCTCGATTGATCCGGTCGGGACGAGCTCAACGGATGATTGTCGGCGGTACGGATAGTTTGGCCAAGTTTACAGTCAACGGGTTCAATTCGCTACAGATACTGTCTGATGAATTGTGTCAGCCTTTTGATGAAAATCGAAAAGGTCTGAACCTAGGGGAAGGAGCAGCCTACCTCGTACTCGAATCGGCAGAGCTCGCAGCTGGCAAGAGGATCTATGGTGAAGTAGCCGGCTATGGCAATAGCAATGATGCCTATCATGCCTCATCCTTGTCCGAAGATGCGGTAGGCGTATTGGCCGCCATGGAGGCTGCACTCGTGGAAGCAGGCTTAGCTCCTGATCAGATAGACTATATCAATGCTCATGGTACAGCTACGGGCAACAATGACCTGACTGAGATTACAGGGTTTGACAAGTTGTTTGCACAGCTACCACCTTTCAATTCGACCAAGTGCTATACAGGGCATACTTTGGCAGCCGCTGGAGGAATAGAAGCCGTGTACAGTTTGCTTAGTATCAGTCATGGGGAGTTGTACCCTGGGTTGCACTGTCAGGAGCCGATCGCGCCTGTGGGGCAGTTGCCGATTGCAAACTACCAGTCTCAACAAGAAATCAATGCTGTTCTTTCCAATTCCTTTGGATTTGGCGGCAACTGCACCTCTGTGGTGTTTACCAAAGTGAAATAA
- a CDS encoding beta-ketoacyl synthase chain length factor: MYIKAVTAISPQLTTDTGLFEGRVRVLEGNKYFAAEPSYVEMIPKALLRRMNKAVRMGVGAGLMTLKDRMSQDGVILGTANGGIDDSFKFLQQILQYDEGTLTPTNFVQSTPNAVAGSLAMMSKNTGYNNTHVHYGLAFEMALLDAMMLFEEGKAQSLLVGALEEISDHNYNMDQQAGWFKMSESSSADLLDGDTEGTVKGEGSTMLVVDMDPKGALAQIMAVEQYSFVDSVQLQGSIQSLLDQEGVEASEVALMLGLNGDNRHDGWYREVQSAMFPSQTTYSFKNLVGEYPTATAFAVWLAVQLLNRSEVPAEMVYAGQHTPPKYILIYNHYKAKQHSLILMRA; this comes from the coding sequence ATGTACATCAAAGCTGTCACCGCGATATCCCCACAATTGACTACTGATACAGGCCTTTTCGAAGGCCGGGTACGTGTTTTGGAGGGGAACAAATATTTTGCTGCCGAACCGAGTTATGTAGAGATGATCCCCAAGGCATTGCTACGACGAATGAACAAGGCTGTACGGATGGGAGTAGGGGCGGGTCTGATGACTCTCAAGGACCGAATGAGCCAGGATGGGGTGATCCTCGGTACGGCCAATGGAGGGATTGACGATAGTTTTAAGTTTCTCCAGCAGATACTCCAGTACGACGAAGGGACCTTGACGCCTACCAACTTCGTGCAGAGCACCCCCAATGCCGTGGCAGGTAGTCTTGCGATGATGTCCAAAAACACTGGGTACAACAATACCCATGTGCATTATGGGTTGGCTTTTGAGATGGCATTGCTGGATGCTATGATGCTGTTCGAGGAGGGAAAGGCTCAATCGCTACTCGTAGGTGCACTTGAGGAGATCTCTGATCACAACTACAACATGGATCAGCAAGCTGGTTGGTTCAAGATGAGCGAAAGCTCATCTGCTGACTTATTGGATGGCGATACAGAGGGCACTGTCAAAGGAGAAGGAAGTACAATGTTGGTCGTGGACATGGATCCAAAAGGTGCTTTGGCGCAAATTATGGCGGTGGAGCAGTATAGTTTTGTGGATTCAGTGCAGCTGCAAGGAAGTATTCAATCATTGTTGGACCAGGAGGGGGTTGAAGCGTCTGAAGTAGCGCTGATGTTGGGACTCAATGGGGACAATCGCCATGACGGATGGTATCGTGAGGTTCAATCGGCGATGTTTCCAAGTCAGACCACCTATAGTTTCAAAAATCTCGTGGGCGAGTATCCCACCGCGACTGCTTTTGCCGTTTGGCTCGCTGTACAGTTGTTGAATCGCAGTGAAGTCCCCGCGGAGATGGTGTATGCGGGACAGCACACACCTCCCAAGTACATTCTCATTTACAATCACTACAAGGCCAAGCAGCACAGCTTGATTTTAATGCGAGCTTGA